The following is a genomic window from Chiloscyllium plagiosum isolate BGI_BamShark_2017 chromosome 27, ASM401019v2, whole genome shotgun sequence.
gtgaaGGCAGGGAcatttacaacagttaaaagatatttggacgtgtacatgaatagaaagggtttggtgggatacgggccaaatgcaggcagttgGGAGTAGTTTaacttgggaacatggttggcttggattagttggactgaagggtctgtttctgtgctgtatgactctaaggttGTTAGTGCAGTTTTTAAAGGGTCAAATTTCAAACTATTCCTTTCTCCACCCATAAAAAGGTTTTAATGGACTTCAAACAGTGGGACGAACATGTTAAGCATCTTTCACAAGAGGTCACGTAGGTATCTTATTTAGCCTCtaatattaatgattttgattaGGAAAGAATCTTTGGACAACGAAAACTAAAGGCAACATAAATAGGAGCAATAAAGTGTGAACTCTAATTGCCTGAAATAGAAAACATGCAGCAGCTAACGCACTGAGCAGTCAAAATGCACAAAGAGAAATCAGAAATACTACCTTACCTTTCTTTCTTGGATGATCGTATACATTTCTAACATGATTTTACTCTAAAATGCTGTAAATTTAGAAACAAATAAAACCACTTATGTTCATACAATATTAAGTTTATAAAGTAGAATTTTAAGCAATTTGtgaacattttaatttctttctggCTGTCTCTCATAATGCCAGTCTCAAAATGTATGAGTGCACAAAGCTAATCACAGAATTAAAACTTGGAATTAGATCAACGACTCCATCATCCTTATAACTTCAAATGCCTGAAGCTCCCCAACAGCAATGTGGGAGTATCTACTTTAAAATGGAGATGGACTGAGTGCAATTAGGAATGAGTGATAAATCTTAGCCTTTTAAATGGCCCTATATCTACTGATCAAAAATAATCACGTTATGTAAATATTAGAGAAGCACAAACAAATCCAATATTCCAAAGCACTGGATTAAAATAGTGTACAAATATGTTAGGAGGAGATGGTTAATGTACACCTAAAGGTAACAAATAACTGTGGCTAATAACAATCCCACGTGGGTTATTATAATGTTGTAGATGTTGACAAGCTCCATATTAAATTGTTGACATTGTTGAATCATTTTACTTAGCAATATTTTCCATGTGAATATGAATTTCATTCATTTACAGCATATTTCCTTATTTCTAGCATGCTTAAATGCAGCTGGAAGTTACTAATTGTTTTAGCCCCATCCCcaagtagacaataggtgcaggagtaggccattctgcccttccagcctgcaccacattcaatatgatcatggctgatcatccttaatcagtatcctgttcctgccttatctccataaccctcgagtccactatccttgagagctctatccaactctaaGTATAGGTTGGTGTTTCTTTATATGATGCTACAGGAGAAATGTCACTGCAGTTCAAAAAAAATTTTATCAACTCATCCAGTTTAGCAGTTTTAACAAATTCAGcactaatttttaaaatcaaagttgaCTGTTTATGTACAGGACTCTTCTGACCAGAACATAGTTGAAACAGAATCTAATGCAATCTTTTAAAAGGCAAATAAAGTCTACAAAATGTGATTAAGGTTCACAATTCCTATTTTTATTCCCATGTGATAATGCATGAACTGAATGccactgatttttgttttcattttgagtAACATAAAAAtagctaaaaaaaaacaaaaaaggaaaaagtATAATCTGGCAGGCTGCTCTATACAAAACTTTAGAAACACATTTTGATGGAATGACACCCGTTTCAAACCATAGGCTATAGATTTGGAATATGCTGTATCAGGCTCTACTCTTACACCAAAGCCACCTCGTACAGTTGGAGCAGGTTTCAATTCTAACATAATTCCAATTTATTTATGGAAATCTTGAAAAGTATGTACATTCTTTAAGTGATTTCAAGCAATGAAAGTTCCTGTTACATGAGAATGCATTACTTTACTAAATAGTGCTATAAATAGTGCATTGAAATATAGCATTGGTCGGTAAGCTGCGGTACAAGAGATGTGATAATGCTGTCATCCATTTCAAATTGCTCCGTTCATTTGCATTAATCTTGTGTTAAATTAGAGTTCTAATTTTAGTCCATTTAGCTGACCACAATGTGAATGGAGACTCaatccagattttattttcttttctgttatCACAACAGATCATAGCATGCGTGATATCGCAAGAGTTAGGAAGTCCTCATAATTAATGCGGACATTTCCAGAACGGTTGGTGTCTTTCTCTTTGAAGGCATCAGTTGTGGTCTGCAACTGTGTACAAATCTGGATGAAACTATCCAGCTGTATGGTGGACCGAGCTGGTTTTTGTGCAAACCGAGTTGTCAGGAACTGGACAAACTGTGGGCTTAAGTTGTAACCCATCTGAGTGAGAGCTGCAAAACAGCACAAACTTCAATACAAGCTGCATACAAAATGTAATCAaattctttaaaattaaatttgaattacATTCTAAATGAAAAACACACATATTAACTACTTCATGGAAAACAAAACACTGAGGTGGACACAATACAGATATTAAATAGATTTGTGAAATAAAAGTTAATTGGtacaaactttaaaaatcaattaattttAATAAACCTCCATTGTTCAATAAATAGCATCTTTCAGAACATTTTTACCTTGTCTGAACATTTACACTaatagtttttgtttcaaattgtgTCATGGAATCCTTTACATATATCGGATTAGACAGACCAGATCTTGGTTTAACCCCTCATCTAAAAAATGTGGTATCTCAGTTCTGCATTGCAGAATGAGTCTAGATATGTACTTATCTTTTTGCGAGACTTGAACACAGACTCAAAAGACTGAGTACTATCACTTGAGCCAAGCTAACTTGTGAATTAATCATCAACTACTTCTGACAATCCACAGCCCTCtcgtggcacagtggtagtttccctaccacttggccaggagacctgggttcaagtcccatgtgcTCCAGAGGCATGCAatagcatttctgaacaggttgatttgaaaatttaATTTACCATGTTTTCTACAAAATACATCTTCAACCGAGATATAGTGCACAACTGTTGTACTCACATTACCTTTATTAGTTGTGGGATAGGCAAACAAAATGCACATTAATTCCACTTCTTGAAGCCTCATGCCTCAGTTCTTCTATTCTCATTTTAGGAATTCAGTACAATTCAGGCCAAAGATCACTCTTTACAACACTATAGTGGTATAGATGCGAGTAGAGCAACACAAAGACTCTTTGGCTCACCTTGTTGTAGCTCCTGGGTGTTTATGGTCCCTGATCGATCACGATCAAACTGCTGGAACATGTtgcgccactgtttaagaaatccCCAGAGTGCAGAAAATCCATATAGATCGATTTTAcccattttgtttttgtcaaaCATATCTGGAGGAATGAAGGGTAAAATTGTTTTAAATCAATTACCACAAACAAGCTCAACAGCTAAATCACAAAAATAAAACTACTTTCTGACAAGCATGTCTTTTAGTAGTAGGAAATCTGTCACTCTGACCAAGtttagagaatcatagaatccctacagtgtggaaacaggccctttgacccaatatgtccccacacagacccatcccctaccctattatcctatatttacccctgactagtgcacctaacctacacatccctgaaaactatgggcaatttagcagggccaatccaactgcatatctttggattgagagaggaaacccacgcagacatggggagaatgtgcaaactccacacagtcgccagaggctggaatcgaacccaggtccgattccagcggtgaggcagtagtgctaaccactgagccaccgtgctgcctcttaGTTTAACCcacatgtggctccagatccagagcaatgtgattcttaactgccctccaaaatGGCTTAGCAAAACATTCAATTCAAGGACAATTTGAAATGGCCATGAAATGCTGCCACTGCCAGCAaaacccacatctcatgaaagaacaaagcaaaagaaaaaaacatttgggGTAGTTTTGGAGAAACAGAACTCCTTCAGAAGAGAGTTGTAAACTCTCTGCTACTAATGCAGTGCAGCAACAGTGGTAGCCTAGAACAGATCAGCCACCTGCCTTCAGAGCTTGAATACAGAAGAGAGGTGCATTTTGTCACAacttatcttgcactcatcaggacaatctgCATGAAATACCACAGTAAAAGGAAAACAATTACATTTGAGAGAGCATGCTGGTAGGTTGGAAGATGGACTGATTTAGAGGTATTGCCATTGAATATGCATTCATACTGACTGACAGTGAATTGCCaaaatttgtttcaattttaatgaaggcagctcaccttgaCCAGTCTTTGCCCTGACAGGGGAGCCAGACAGTGTgtatatattcctgatgaagggcttatgcccaaaacattgactctcctgctccttagatgctgtctgCCCTGCTTTTCTACTGCCACACTTTtctactgatctccagcatctgcagtgctgacTTCATCCCAACATGTATACACGTTCTCTATCTGTCCGCAAAGATCAGGAGCCTGCATACTAATACTGTATATGTAATTTCCAGTGGCTAATGTGCCATGTTACAAGCCAATTCACAATCCTAAACTGGTTGTCAATGTAATTATTTACACACAGGATTATTAGAAAGTGTTGTCCAGTCACAGAATCAATATTTGACGCCGCTTGGGAGTTTTGCAAGCGCAGTCAGGTTGGGTATAGTTAGTCAGTACCTTATTTGCAAAGAGACAAAGAAATACACCATTTGATATGACCTGCCAATCTATGCAACATGCCACCTACCTACATAGCATCTCACATAAATTCACATCTACATTATTCAGTTGTAGGATAAGCAGAAAGCCTTTCACCTAGATGGCAGCTTCCTGGTATTAATGAATACCACTTGAGTTGTTGCAGCATGGTAGCAGTGTGTATAGAGCATACTCTTTCCAAATACTGGCACATCATCAAATAGCATATCTCCAGTGGTTTGCAACAAACAAGGGTTGACTATATGCAACCAGCCTGCACTTACAAAGACAGTGTCTAACATTAGgtgcagttctgcaattggacagcatttgctaaCTAATCTTAAGCACACAAAGAATTGCATTCTCACCCAGTGTACAAACGTCGGTTGCATACGAAGTATCCTGTATTTGCATGAagtgtcatacagtcagagatgtacagcatggaaacccagTCTTCAGTCCAATACGCCCATgtcaaccagatttcccaacccaatctagtcccacttgccagtacccggcccatagcccttcaaacccttcctattcatatatccatccagatgccttttaaattttgcaattgtaccagcttccatcacttcctctggcagctcattccatatacgtactatcctctgcgtgaaaaagctgccctttaggctcttttatatcttgttgtggttctgttcgccaagctggaagtttttgttgcaaacgtttcgtcccctggctaggcgacatcatcagtgcttgggagcctcctgcgaagcgcttctttgatgtttcctccggtgtttatagtggtctgtccctgccgcttccggttgtcagtttcagctgtccgctgtagtggttggtatattgggtccagacactacattagttttgctcatgttgggtatcgggtctttcgttctggtgagttgttgtcggagcgtggctgttggtttgtgtgccgttatgagtcctaggggtcccagtagtctggctgtcagttctgagatgctcctgatgtatggtagtgtggctagtcttTTTGGTTGTgatatgtcctcgttccgtggtctttctcttaggcatctgttgatgaagttgcgtgggtatccgtttttggcgaatatctTGTATAGacgttcctcttcctctttttgcagttctggtgtactgcagtgtgttgtggcccttcaaatcttcgcacaaactttgatcttttatatctttcccttctcactctaaacctatgccctctagttctggaacccccccatccccccagagaaaatactttgtctatttatcctatccatgcccctaaattctataaacctctacaaggtcacccctcaacctccaatgctccagggaaaacagccccagccttttcagcctctctatagctcaaatcctccaaccctgacaacatccttgtaaatcttttctgaaccctttcaagtttcacaacatctttccaataggaaggagaccagaattgcaggcaatattccaacagtggcctaaccaatatcctgtacagccgcaacatgacctcccaactcctatactcaatattctgatcaataaaggaaagcataccaaacaccctctttactatcctatctacttgccaCTCTACTTTCGGGAAGCATCATTAATTAATACACTGGGCTCTTATTTACAGACAAAATGAACATGCATACACATCACGTTTCATCTCAACAAAACAGGTGACAGCATTTTCTGGTTCATTGCTCAAGGGGTTGCCCTGAGTAATGAGAGTCAATCTGTTTgcttaaaatgtaaacaaagcttggcagttaactttCAGTCATCATCCAATGGCACATTATTCCCCATGCCAAACCTCTACTATTCAGAGTCTACTTAtcaaccaaccaatcagcacactcttctcatacagtatacattttccctttactttggtatttcttgtgaattgtcttgAGAGGCAGAAACCAATGAAAAAGTCTATTTTTTCAGCCATGACATGGAgattccagtgttggactgggatggacaaagttaaaaatcacaacaccaggtttagtccaaaAGTCTATTTGTAAGCACTacctttcgaagcactgctcctttgtcaggtagctagtggggcaaacTCAGAacccagaatttatagtaaaagatcagtgtgtcatacaactgatgccaCGTTttaaacaaatctagattgctgttaagtctttaaatcacttagaatggggatgcaggttgaGTGATTAATatacaaatcccagaacttctttcaagtcacagtcccaagataacttaaggtttttttaaaaaaacgttgaCATCTCAGCTctggcaatgcattaaaggtgttaAGAGTCTggctgtatcccaaccttgaatcagactggctctattttcaaagcaggaatttagaaaatgtcatatggactgactgcctaaAGATTATGCACTTTTTCAGCAGTAAACTGTATACTTAGGCAACCAACAGTACTTAGTGCCTCACTTTGGAAACTTATCATAAAGAACATGAttgattaaaaattaaaacaattttatATTTTCACTAACTTTCAAAGAGATATTTAAAACTTGTTCAAAGCTAAAAATTGAAAAATCCAGTCACGAAAAAATTTTGAACATGCAAGATAGCAATTGGGAAATGATTAAGTTAAACATAATTTGTCTTGCTTGTATGCCATTATAAtactttcaaaaataaatcttAACCTTTTTCAATAGTCTCAAATTGGGACCAGATGTCACTTTGACCACTAGACCTTATTATCCATAATTTAGTAAAGGggagaacaaaattaaaatctggTTTAATTGAACCAATAGATTATCCCAAGTAGCAACGTAATACACTACATTTTACAAAGATAAATAGCAATTACATGTTGTTGCCATGCAAGGGAAGACAGCTATGATTGACCAAATCAAGCTGTACATGTTACAGTCAAATGACATATTACTTTCAAATGAATGCTGAAAGTATCTTTACATTTTGATTAAGTTAGAACTTAGTCAGATGGTCTTAATCTTCAGAGCATGGAgaagaacatttttattttatgcaTGTAATATTTGATATTTCTATTCAAACTGTGAGCATTGATAACATAATTGCAATTGCTAGCTTTAAACAAATTGGTAAGGATATCAGAACTATCACAAAGATCATTATTGGTAAGGTGTATCAGCAACAACTGCTTAATTTTGTGCAGCTTCAGTAAAAAATTACTTCATTTAGTTGCTTTCTAAAATCAGACCTCCCAATTTTAATTAAATCAAACCTCTGGTAAAGTTTCAGACTCAGGAAAGTTTTTATTAACTGATTCTAGTTTCACTggtttggcggggggggggggggattttttACTTTGTTCTTAAGTGTTAATACAATTTATGATGTTAAGGTTGTCTGCCCTCAGTGGAAATCTttttctttcttgattaaatACACAGTTTCTATCTTAACACCCATTACTAAAGAGAAACAACATCCTGATGCAACTGATGTACATTGCATATACATTCCAGTAAATTGAAAGTGTTCATAAGATATACCAATGGTGCACTGTGGTACATCAAGAACATGGACTTGTAACATGATTccagaggttgagaaggataaaTCTCAGGTTTTTTGATAGGAAACAATCTGTTCCACTAGTAATACACAGTAACATTGGCAGATGCATTAAGagcattagctttcctcacttcCCTCCACCCTGTCCCCAATCAAATGATGTTAAGAGTCTGTACATAGTCGCTGCACTGTTCAGTGggttttaaaaattggattccAATCTTACTGAGCAACATGTGGCAGGTATCATCATTAAACGTTGACCAGTTGCTGTTGACAAGGGCCTGCTTGAGTTCATTCAGCGAGATGTAGCCACTTCGATCTGCATCCACCGACTGGAACCAAGAGAAGGCTTCAGGATCAATGCCTGCTGGAACATCACCTGTacagcagcagtgtaaacagagTACGATACATTACAAAGAGTAGGAATGAGCAAAAGAATACAATGAAGCTTGATAAAAGAGTCATTTTCAACTTAGTTGAAAACCATATTATCACAAAGGTGATCCAACACTGGTACACAACAGAAGACAAACATCTTAAAAGCTGCAAAATAATATTGTAAAATGGAAACATACAactgacaacattttggcaagATAAACCTAATGGCAAATTtgctccttttaattttttctaCCTAACATTACCAGGCCTCACATGATCATAACTTGCCTTattctttgccaaaatgcagACAGAGTAAAATAAAGCCCAAGCGAAATCTGAATTAAATGATACAATCCAGCAATGAAAAAAATCTCAGGACAAAattgtttttttgttaaaacaCACAAGTTTAAATGAGAAGTAAATGTGAACCTATTAAGTCAGGATGCAGCTAATTACTAAAAGcatttactgttttaaaaaaaagaacattgtTTTATCAAAGATTACCTCAGATCTATGAACTACTCCAAtgccatcactgacatcaggcaagTCCTGTGCATTTCAACAGTTTCAGTCACCTGAGACCAGCAATTTCCGACTGTACCCACAGCCAACCTAAAGGCCTGATTCCACGTAAACCTGCTGCTGGCTCAAAGACTGCACATTCATTACAATTATCCCATGTCACCATATTCATAGCATTCTAGAATGTCATAACTTCCAAAGCCCCAAGAGGTTGCTAACAGCCTCACCTCAAAATATACTATTAAAAGCCAGCTGCTATTTCAGACAAAATAACTATAAGATCATTCTGAGCAAAGTTTGTAATACAACTTTAAACTTCATTTCCTGACCTCCCATTAGTGCAGAATGATACGTTTACAGTGCAACACATGTTGCTGTTATGCAAACAGCAAGGTAAAAAGAGAGACTTTACGATCAAGTTACAACATCGGTACATTGGAACCAGAGGCAGTTTCTTCTCATGTTCCAATATTCTCACACTTGTAGTTACAACAGTGCTATTCATGGTCTTGAGTCCATGACATGTGAATCCAATAGATTGGCACATAATTTCAGACAAGTTCTGGGTCTCAGCCAGCCTGATACATGGGAtggctgagagaaaaataaacagcatTTCCTTTTCCCAAAACTTGTCAGCCTACATATTTCATAATTTGGAAATTAAATTATACAACAGCTCATGATTTCACCTCCAGAAAGATTACATGGGTAATCCAAAAACCCTTGGAAgaaatttgattttctttgcCAGGTCATCGATATTAGTGCAGCCACCTCAGATTTTCCTCGAGAAACATCTCAGTTTACTGCATCGGATAGTTACCAGCCAAAGAAGCACCTGATCCATATTGCATTTGCTGTGGAATTCCATATGGGTGTCCTCCATATGGACCACCTGGTGCTGGCCCTCCATAATATCCTGCTGAAGATGCACTTCCATATGGGGCTCCTGGTGCTGAAGGTCCATACTGGCCTCCGTGTGCAGGGGCTCCAAAGTGCCCTCCTGGCGGTGGAGCTCCATATGGTGCACCTGGTGCTTGGTTTCCATATTGCCCACCTGCTGATGTTCCATATGGTGCACTCGGTTGTGGCCCTCCATAAGGACTACCTGGCGGTGGACCCCCATACTGGCCAGAATGGGGGCCGTATTGACCTCCAGCCTGGTGTTGACTTGAGAAGTAGCTGCCCGGTGGAGCTCCTGGTGCAGGCCCTGATGACCCAGGATAGTTCTGCAAGATGAAAGGCAAGTTATACAATACCATTCATGCAAAAACAGGAGCAAAAGTTTCTTCTGTACCTTCACACTTCAATATATGAACACAGTATACTATGAAAAAGTGATTAAAACCCTATGTGTTAGCAGGACAAATCAAAAGAAAGCACATAGCTGGAGGGAGATCTCAAGCAATGATTGGGAAATGGTTAACAGGAGTGAAGGAGGAATTGTGTAAAAGAAAACATTCTGATTACTGGCTGGAAGAATTATGACAAAGTCAAAAtctcatttgtttttctcttaAGAGCTTTTTACACTCGGTTGAGAACCATGCAACTAATGCTCCATGCCCCAAGTGGCTTAAATACATTGCATTGTGAACCATAATATCTTTCAAAGGCAATACGCAACATTTCAGGGTAACAGGAACATGCGACCAGAGTGGTGGTCATCCTTGCCTTTTTACAAATAACCCCTGCCCCTGATGATGGTCCCATCTCAGGGTTACGGATCATGGCCATTGGTAGGACCAGTTAACTTTAGGCAGTGGGTGGAAGAGCTAGAACCTGGAGGAACAACAAGTTGCTTTCAGGTGGAGGAGGGTCCTTTGGGAAGAGAATTTGTTTCCTTTAAGCTCACATGAGGAAGGCAATGGGAAATCAGCTCATGTATTCTTACCCTGAACATATCGGAAGTACCTATGAATAACTAAAGAGGAAAGCACAAGATCTCAAAGCATGAAGCAAGAAATCTGCTTCTGATCAGGTCACTACAGCATGTTACATTTTTGAAGTAATTTGGCAAATGAAAAATACTCAAATTAACCCAGAAAGAAAGTATTCAACACTTTGAAAATGCTAAGCTTGCCATTTCATATTGCACTGGCTAGGAGAGTAATATTTTCTATTAATGGAAATCTTCCATCAGATCAAAAAGATGACTTGAATACCTGGCAACTGAGTAACAGTGTAGACCATACTAATCATTGACATGTTCTGTTGACTGTTCGTAATAGGTAAAACACAGATCACATTCAACCAGACCACACATGCTTGCAAAACCTAAATTGAAATCATTTGCTCTTAGATCTAGTACAAAACTACTGAActaggtttaaggcaagaggtgaaagatttaaaaaagggccCAAGGGATAACAatttcacacacagagtggtgcatgtctggaacaagctgccagaggaagaggaggaggtggatacaattacaacatttaaatggcacctggatgggcatatgaataggaaggtttaaagggatacagaccaaatGTTAGTAAGTGAGGCTAGGTCaccaaggatctgtttctgtgctgtatgattctaaacAGCTCCCTCACCTTACTCCagtattcaatgagataatggccaAAGGTTCACACTTGCAAGTTGTGAACAAAACATCAGGGTACCATTCCGGCAACAGTCATCCTTCTGTAAGCACATCTGTGGATTGGTATAAATTAAGCAATCCTGAGCTGCCACCCACGCATAAATATAATGTTTTCTTTGTTGAAAGGGATAGACTTTCACAAGTACTTCAAATGACTTGAGTAATGCTACAAAAATAATGTCACTCAAGGGTATATACGgctgaaatgagaaaaacaaataaGTCTTTGACTTCAATTCATTATCATTGTTAATGATCTGTCACCAGAATTTTCCTTTATTTCCATTACTGAGAGAATCGGTCTCAGTCTTTCCCACTGTCTTGCTCTGACAAAGGTTCCAGATTTATTTTGCACCTTTTGATTTGACTATGATCTAGTTGCAAGTGGTACATTACCTCATTAGTTTCACAATATTTCATAACCGTAATCTATACTATGCAGTTAGCTGTAGCTAAATACCCCTCCAAATAAGCCTATCTGGAGGTACAAATACCTATCATGGTGGCAAGGAAAGAACATCTTCTAGTTGTTGGAAAGATAAACTGCCCTTTGATCTGCATAAAAGAACCAGATTGTCTTGCCTTCTTCGTGTTAGTTAAGTTGGAAAATGCCACTTTCACAAAACTAGAAAGAAAAGGTCGATTTTTTGGGAAATTACAATCAAAGAATCCTTTATTttggaatccctatagtgtggaaacaagtcattcagcccatcgagtccacaccaaccaaagactaacccacccccactccaccctgtcattctgtatttcccatggctaatccacatagcctgcacattcttgaacagtatggacaatttagaatggccaatccacctagcctgcatatgtttggcttgtgggaggaaaccagagcacttgggagaaaaccagacacagggagaatgcacaaactccacacagtcatgcaagggtggaattgaacccttgctGAAAGCCACTGAGCCATCGATTTACTGCCCTCAGAAAAGTCCTCATTTTTGTCTTAAATATGCAACCGATTGTACTgcaattatgccctctggtccacatggggcggggggggggtggacCATTTCTGTATCTCCACTATCTATGTCCCccaagaatcttatatgtttcataatgtcacctctcaaacGTTCTAAATTCCAATGCACACAGgaccaacctctctttataagacaATCCCTTTATACCTGGTATCAGTCTGATGCTTCTCTGGcccacctccaatgcatttagaTAAGGGCCCCGAATCCGTTCACAGCTGACGGTCTGACTGGTGCCTTATA
Proteins encoded in this region:
- the pef1 gene encoding peflin isoform X1, with amino-acid sequence MATYPYGSNYPGSSGPAPGAPPGSYFSSQHQAGGQYGPHSGQYGGPPPGSPYGGPQPSAPYGTSAGGQYGNQAPGAPYGAPPPGGHFGAPAHGGQYGPSAPGAPYGSASSAGYYGGPAPGGPYGGHPYGIPQQMQYGSGASLAGDVPAGIDPEAFSWFQSVDADRSGYISLNELKQALVNSNWSTFNDDTCHMLLNMFDKNKMGKIDLYGFSALWGFLKQWRNMFQQFDRDRSGTINTQELQQALTQMGYNLSPQFVQFLTTRFAQKPARSTIQLDSFIQICTQLQTTTDAFKEKDTNRSGNVRINYEDFLTLAISRML
- the pef1 gene encoding peflin isoform X2; amino-acid sequence: MATYPYGSNYPGSSGPAPGAPPGSYFSSQHQAGGQYGPHSGQYGGPPPGSPYGGPQPSAPYGTSAGDVPAGIDPEAFSWFQSVDADRSGYISLNELKQALVNSNWSTFNDDTCHMLLNMFDKNKMGKIDLYGFSALWGFLKQWRNMFQQFDRDRSGTINTQELQQALTQMGYNLSPQFVQFLTTRFAQKPARSTIQLDSFIQICTQLQTTTDAFKEKDTNRSGNVRINYEDFLTLAISRML